The following coding sequences lie in one Cryptococcus neoformans var. neoformans B-3501A chromosome 2, whole genome shotgun sequence genomic window:
- a CDS encoding hypothetical protein (Match to ESTs gb|CF189319.1|CF189319, gb|CF187772.1|CF187772, gb|CF186868.1|CF186868) — protein sequence MSNQADQASTFTPIHPFNMEQPKTWSATIGMLNWDSDKIVFSKRSLLEFLKSAGVTVNQNFSEIQKLPKYATFGKFSQAATDAAVADLVEAEIADPTTESAIPPSKSTVPRKAKEDNLRLFGEEYEEQDALSLAPPRDGGDGVDVEIERLERMKVHVEQEQEGGAKIEDVKDDDKEKKDRISNPPPGFKPTRKVTQAPGGKSSVGSILFGGDE from the exons ATGTCCAACCAGGCTGA TCAAGCTTCTACTTTTACCCCCATTCATCCCTTCAACATGGAACAACCCAAGACTTG GAGTGCTACTATTG GCATGTTGAATTGGGACAG TGACAAAATTGTCTTTTCCAAGCGATCTCTTCTTGAATTCCTTAA GTCTGCAGGTGTGACCGTCAACCAGAATTTTAGCGAGATCCAGAAACTTCCGA AGTACGCCACTTTTGGAAAATTCTCTCAAGCTGCTACCGATGCCGCTGTTGCCGACCTTGTTGAGGCTGAGATTGCCGATCCTACCACCGAATCAGCCATCCCTCCTTCCAAATCCACCGTTCCCCGAAAGGCCAAGGAAGACAATCTTCGACTTTTTGGTGAGGAGTACGAAGAACAGGACGCTCTCTCCCTTGCCCCTCCTCGAGATGGCGGTGACGGTGTCGACGTTGAAATCGAGAgattggaaaggatgaaggtgcATGTTGAGCAAGAACAAGAGGGCGGTGCAAAGATTGAAGACgtcaaggatgatgacaaggagaagaaagacagGATTAGCAACCCCCCTCCTGGATTCAAGCCTACCCGAAAGGTCACTCAAG CTCCAGGTGGCAAGTCTTCTGTCGGTTCTATCT TGTTCGGTGGTGACGAGTAG
- a CDS encoding hypothetical protein (Match to ESTs gb|CF193463.1|CF193463, gb|CF192594.1|CF192594, gb|CF192528.1|CF192528) — MHFSFLSNPSFSKTHLSFLKMATKSAASVVDWSKIYTGLGLDKQTLTSLQSFRARHSTALNKNSALKATAPSIDLSHYKSVLKDQQAVQLAEKVLGEFKPVNYDVSKWNGVVEAFEGKAVAAAKETVSKISTEEASLQATLSNIKDARPFEDLTVDEVAKARPEIAKAVETMLKKGKWSVPGYREKFGDLSLM; from the exons ATGcatttctcctttctttccaACCCATCATTCTCTAAAACTCACCTCTCATTCCTAAAAATGGCCACCAAATCCGCTGCCTCTGTCGTC GACTGGTCCAAGATCTACACCGGTCTCGGTCTCGACAAGCAAACTCTCACTTCCCTTCAGTCTTTCCGCGCTCGACACTCTACCGCCTTGAACAAGAACTCTGCCCTTAAGGCTACCGCCCCTTCCATTGACTTGTCCCATTACAAGTCTGTCCTTAAGGACCAGCAGGCGGTTCAGTTGGCGGAGAAGGTCTTGGGCGAGTTTAAGCCTGTCAACTACGATGTGAGCAAGTGGAACGGTGTTGTTGAGGCTTTCGAGGGAAAGGCT GTTGCCGCGGCCAAGGAGACCGTTTCCAAGATCTCCACCGAGGAGGCTTCCCTCCAGGCTACCCTTTCCAACATCAAGGATGCCCGACCATTCGAGGATCTTACCGTCGACGAGGTCGCCAAAGCCCGGCCCGAAATTGCCAAGGCTGTTGAGACTATGCTTAAGAAGGGCAAGTGGTCCGTCCCCGGCTACAGG GAGAAGTTCGGCGACCTTTCTCTTATGTAA
- a CDS encoding hypothetical protein (HMMPfam hit to zf-CCHC, Zinc knuckle, score: 78.0, E(): 2.4e-20) produces MARFTSIGMGRKKFVASAAEEARATVQNDQSGEPDAGPSSAPAAEGKSNVDGSQTAGKKKRRGRIRARDESGKRIAIGEKKGPDDGKVAPRWGRDPELARRSKLSAKHTEDRKQRRIEDRNANVTCFACRGVGHAARACPNILLAATTVGAPEEKGEGEGQRGVERKEVGRRKGGKKGGDVTSNKCYRCNGTDHSLHQCPEPVDPQNPTPYATCYICLGSGHLSSLCPQNKKGVYVNGGACKVCGSTAHRAKDCPDDKREKAPAFEQRKRGDIVLGTGNGAGADEDDFMVEARHRPAQNGSKNKRHAPARNGERPMKRMRDPAEVEGYAQQGEVVQAPSVPLTAKNRTEVLTKPKAKVVAF; encoded by the exons ATGGCCAGATTCACATCAATTGGTATGGGCCGCAAGAAATTTGTCGCCTCAGCTGCCGAAGAAGCTCGAGCGACTGTTCAGAATGATCAATCCGGTGAACCAGATGCCGGTCCTTCCTCGGCTCCCGCCGCCGAGGGCAAGAGCAATGTAGACGGTTCACAGACAGCTGgtaagaagaagcgaagaggaaggattAGGGCGAGGGATGagagtgggaagaggattgcGAtcggggagaagaaggggccTGATGATGGCAAGGTTGCGCCTCGATGGGGCAGAGATCCAGAGCTTGCTC GACGTTCAAAACTTTCCGCCAAGCACACAGAGGACCGAAAACAACGTCGTATTGAAGATCGCAATGCCAATGTGACCTGCTTTGCTTGCCGAGGTGTCGGTCACGCCGCTCGAGCTTGCCCGAACATCTTACTGGCCGCTACCACTGTCGGCGCTcctgaagaaaagggtgagggtgagggTCAAAGAGGAgttgagaggaaggaggttggtaggaggaagggaggcaagaagggcgGTGATGTGACCAGCAACAAGTGCTACAG GTGCAACGGTACAGACCACTCTTTACACCAATGTCCCGAGCCTGTTGACCCTCAGAACCCCACACCATACGCCACCTGCTACATCTGTCTCGGTTCTGGGcatctttcctctctttgcccacaaaacaaaaagggTGTGTATGTCAACGGCGGCGCGTGCAAAGTCTGCGGCTCGACCGCTCACCGTGCCAAGGACTGTCCCGATGACAAGCGCGAAAAGGCTCCAGCGTTCGAGCAAAGAAAGCGGGGTGACATTGTTTTGGGTACCGGTAATGGAGCGGGcgcagatgaagatgacttTATGGTCGAAGCTCGCCATCGACCAGCCCAGAACGGGTCCAAAAACAAGCGACATGCTCCTGCTAGGAATGGCGAAAGACccatgaagaggatgagggatCCCGCAGAGGTTGAGGGTTATGCTCAACAAGGCGAAGTTGTTCAGGCGCCTAGTGTGCCGTTGACGGCGAAGAACAGGACCGAAGTCCTCACGAAGCCAAAGGCCAAGGTTGTCGCGTTCTAG
- a CDS encoding hypothetical protein (Match to EST gb|CF188732.1|CF188732; HMMPfam hit to RRM_1, RNA recognition motif. (a.k.a. RRM, RBD, or RNP domain), score: 76.2, E(): 8.6e-20): protein MHSSYPYITMSEPRESSPRLNEDESNVDEELALMQARLAEMEAEKNALAASTSASGNGTPVSHNVSGGETNETHEGDGNMEEDGESSEAVDMRSVFIGNVDYGATPEEIQAHFQACGTINRVTILCDKFTGHPKGYAYVEFAEPSIVQNALVLNESMFRGRMLQVKEKRTNVPGMNMTNRGRGRGRGRGGFRARGFGGYRGRGRGRGRGW from the exons ATGCATTCATCATATCCATATATCACAATGTCCGAGCCTAGAGAATCATCTCCAAGACTTAACGAGGATGAGTCTAACGTTGACGAG GAACTTGCCTTGATGCAAGCTCGTCtggcggagatggaagcCGAGAAGAATGCTTTGGCTGCATCCACCTCAGCTTCAGGAAATGGCACACCTGTGTCACATAATGTTAGCGGAGGGGAGACAAACGAAACCCATGAGGGGGATGGTAacatggaggaagatggagagtcATCAGAGGCGGTGGATATGCGGAGTGTCTTTATCGGTAAT GTCGACTATGGAGCAACGCCGGAGGAGATTCAGGCGCACTTTCAAGCGTGTGGAACAATTAACCGAGTGACAATTTTGTGCGACAAATTCACGGGACATCCGAAAGG TTACGCCTATGTCGAGTTCGCCGAGCCCTCAATTGTTCAGAACGCTTTGGTTCTCAACGAAAGCATGTTCAGGGGACGTATGCTCCAG GTCAAGGAAAAACGAACTAATGTCCCGGGCATGAACATGACCAACAGAGGCAGGGGGCGAGGACGGGGACGCGGAGGGTTTAGGGCGAGAGGCTTTGGCGGTTACAGAGGGCGTGGCAG GGGACGCGGACGAGGATGGTAA
- a CDS encoding hypothetical protein (Match to EST gb|CF182948.1|CF182948; HMMPfam hit to F-actin_cap_A, F-actin capping protein alpha subunit, score: 44.0, E(): 1.6e-12), translated as MADLSVEDKCELAARLIEQTPPGEINDVINDIRTIINDDQALMPHVLPALRSYNLSQLHVIEHPELDEVPAHTSLLSKAVMLPGSENERYVDNVGKKSFAFDHLTFTVSDYRPYELPEEEETFRAELARSLEAYSKNHFPSGFYSVACSQFPLNPQPTATDIAEPESMAPDEAAPAEDLIPTAAEGEPSAETAVEKMDVEDDVDVTDVVDELVNSGDLEPSSTPAVGHVDSKGDISDPERLEALDEAVEEEKEREEEEERENGEGNVVEKISEPKAEEEDGPKLPEEEEEEIEKKIEGLNVEEKKQERIENPLYTLEVVGNRYNPSNFWTGRWRTRWVVDQAAGKVNGIINVNVHYYEQGNVQLATNHTASFPCPTEPNGSQSIASQIVTTISKIETNYQLELNDVYNELGEKAFRALRRTLPVTRQKVDWDKVTGYTLGADLSKART; from the exons ATGGCAGACTTATCCGTTGAAGACAAGTGCGAGCTCGCAGCCCGTCTCATCGAACAAACTCCCCCAGGAGAAATCAA CGATGTCATCAATG ATATCAGAACCATTATCAACGATGACCAGGCTCTCATGCCTCATGTGCTTCCCGCTTTAAGGTCTTATAATCTCTCTCAGCTGCACGTTATTGAGCACCCTGAGCTTGATGAAGTCCCTGCCCACACA TCTCTTTTGTCCAAAGCAGTAATGCTTCCAGGGTCGGAGAACGAGAGGTATGTGGATAACGTTGGTAAAAAGAGCTTTGCCTTTGATCACTTGACTTTC ACTGTCTCCGACTACCGGCCATATGAGCTgcccgaggaggaggagactTTCCG CGCCGAGCTTGCCAGGTCGCTGGAGGCTTACTCTAAGAACCACTTCCCTTCAGGTTTTTACTCTGTTGCGTGCTCCCAATTCCCTCTCAACCCTCAACCAACTGCTACCGACATTGCCGAGCCTGAATCCATGGCTCCTGATGAGGCTGCTCCGGCCGAGGATCTGATCCCTACCGCTGCTGAGGGCGAACCATCTGCTGAAACTGCTGTTGAAAAAATGGACGTAGAAGACGACGTCGATGTCACAGATGTTGTGGATGAACTGGTTAACAGTGGTGATTTAGAACCTTCGTCTACGCCTGCTGTGGGTCATGTCGACAGCAAGGGGGATATTAGCGATCCTGAACGTTTGGAAGCACTTGACGAAGCcgtagaagaagaaaaggaaagggaggaagaggaagaaagggagaacGGCGAAGGGAATGTTGTGGAGAAAATATCAGAGCCGaaagctgaagaggaagacggaCCTAAGCTTcctgaggaggaagaagaggagattgagaagaagattgaaggTCTGAAtgtggaggaaaagaaacagGAGAGAATTGAAAACCCATTGTACACACTAGAGGTAGTTGGTAACCGTTATAACCCCAGCAATTTCTG GACGGGTAGATGGCGTACCCGCTGGGTTGTTGACCAAGCAGCTGGAAAAGTCAATGGTATCATCAACGTTAATGTTCATTACTACGAACAAGGCAATGTTCAGCTTGCTACTAACCACACTGCTTCCTTCCCGTGCCCTACTGAGCCTAACGGCTCTCAATCCATTGCATCCCAGATAGTAACAACTATTAGCAAGATCGAGACCAACTACCAACTTGAACTTAACGATGTGTACAATGAGCTCGGTGAAAAGGCTTTCCGAGC GTTACGCCGGACATTGCCTGTCACTAGACAGAAGGTGGACTGGGACAAGGTCACTGGATACACACTTGGTGCTGACCTTTCGAAGGCACGAACATAA
- a CDS encoding hypothetical protein (HMMPfam hit to MCM, MCM2/3/5 family, score: 968.8, E(): 1.7e-288), whose product MSSPPSNFNFPSSSAPMGSLRHSSPPGNRPIVDPLAFENVHGLAGSLPGARNGDVDGSEAEEEGAVQGGRGRRQGRRGLDFDAIPRVKDTTGEKVMESFILFLENYTESIAFPETPGSVVPPPTGDESKYYVEQVHLMKIDERTTLYVDFGHLLEREEILARAIQSQYYRFLPYLRRAVQFLVRRYEPTWLYMSTSVNASETIPSSSLTIREFNVAFYNLPLTSGIRDLRMDKIGQLMSISGTVTRTSEVRPELVSGTFVCDNCKTAIHDVEQQFKYTEPIMCQNSTCSNRNQWQLNIEQSKFSDWQKVRIQENANEIPTGSMPRSLDVILRSEIVERAKAGDKCTFTGTFIVVPDVSQLGLPGVNAEMMREAKGGRGDGGPASQGVTGLKALGVRDLQYKTAFLACMVQNADSRAGVTDVRGEVEDGQEDRESFLRSLTSQELDELRGMLNSDNIYQSLVQSIAPTVYGHEIVKKGILLQLMGGVHKQTQEGIHLRGDINVCIVGDPSTSKSQFLKYVCGFLPRAVYTSGKASSAAGLTAAVVRDEESGEFTIEAGALMLADNGICAIDEFDKMDIADQVAIHEAMEQQTISIAKAGIQATLNARTSILAAANPVGGRYNRKMSLRQNVAMSAPIMSRFDLFFVVLDECNENVDLHIAQHIVNVHRFRDDAIAPEFSTEALQRYIRYARTFSPKLTPAASAVLVEKYRSLRQDEGGPGKSSFRITVRQLESMIRLSEAIARANCQHEITPAIVREAYSLLRQSIIHVEQDDISFDDEDEGNGLNGPDGPGGDDGMDEDPQLSSADLAALDEAESSYQRTSSAQQQEQQARETSVATTQPSKRKMRITYNQYMEIMNLCVLYLSEVERDSGTGVDREELIQWYLEQKENDFESEEDMEYEREVIGKALTKLAKDSYLLEIRGDVREGLVPSSELESSAGDGNKVYYLVHPQVDLSDLSSSIPA is encoded by the exons ATGTCCTCGCCACCATCCAACTTCAActtcccctcttcttcagctccCATGGGCTCCCTTCgccattcttctccacccgGTAATAGACCCATTGTCGACCCTCTCGCTTTCGAAAACGTGCACGGCCTCGCCGGTTCTCTGCCCGGCGCTCGTAATGGTGATGTTGACGGCTCCgaggctgaagaggaaggcgcCGTCCAGGGCGGACGTGGAAGGAGACAAGGTAGAAGGGGGCTTGATTTTGATGCCATCCCCAGAGTGAAGGACACCACGGGTGAAAAAGTGATGGAAAGTTTCATCCTGTTCTTGGAAAA CTATACAGAAAGCATCGCTTTCCCAGAAACTCCTGGGTCTGTCGTACCACCACCTACAGGGGATGAGTCAAAATACTATGTTGAGCAGGTTCATCTGATGAAGATAGATGAGAGGACCACTCTTTACGTCGACTTTGGCCATCTTCTCGAACGTGAAGAAATTCTCGCTCGAGCTATCCAATCCCAGTATTACCG ATTCCTTCCTTATCTTCGGCGGGCGGTTCAGTTTCTTGTGCGTCGTTATGAGCCCACTTGGCTTTATATGTCAACATCTGTCAATGCAAGCGAGACCATTCCTAGCTCTTCCCTTACTATTCGAGAATTCAACGTTGCTTTCTACAACCTCCCTCTCACATCGGGTATCCGTGACTTGAGGATGGACAAGATCGGTCAGTTGATGAGCATCAGTGGTACTGTCACCAGGACATCAGAGGTCAGACCAGAACTGGTTAGCGGTACATTCGTATGTGATAACTGCAAGACAGCTATCCATGATGTGGAACAGCAGTTCAAGTACACCGAG CCTATCATGTGTCAAAACTCAACCTGCAGTAACCGTAACCAATGGCAACTTAACATTGAACAATCAAAATTTTCCGACTGGCAAAAAGTCCGTATTCAAGAAAACGCCAACGAAATTCCCACCGGTAGTATGCCTCGATCACTCGACGTTATTCTCCGTTCAGAAATTGTCGAGCGAGCCAAGGCTGGTGACAAATGTACCTTTACTGGTACCTTCATTGTTGTTCCCGATGTTTCGCAGCTTGGTCTTCCTGGGGTGAATGCGGAGATGATGCGAGAAGCGAAAGGTGGCCGAGGCGATGGTGGACCGGCGAGCCAGGGTGTAACAGGTTTGAAGGCGTTGGGTGTAAGGGACTTACAGTATAAGACTGCGTTCTTGGCTTGCATGGTTCAAAATGCTGACTCCAGA GCTGGTGTTACAGACGTGCGAGGTGAAGTTGAAGACGGCCAAGAAGACCGAGAATCGTTCCTTCGTTCACTTACTTCCCAGGAACTCGACGAGTTGCGAGGCATGCTCAACTCTGATAACATCTACCAAAGTCTTGTCCAGAGTATTGCACCTACCGTCTATGGTCATGAGATTGTCAAGAAGGgtatccttctccaacttaTGGGCGGTGTGCACAAGCAAACACAAGAAGGCATCCATCTCCGTGGAGATATCAACGTGTGCATCGTCGGTGATCCCTCTACCAGTAAATCTCAGTTCCTCAAATACGTTTGCGGTTTCCTCCCTCGTGCGGTCTACACATCCGGTAAAGCCTCCTCAGCTGCTGGTCTTACGGCCGCCGTCGTCCGAGATGAAGAGTCTGGCGAGTTTACCATCGAGGCTGGTGCGCTCATGTTGGCCGACAATGGTATCTGCGCTATCGATGAATTCGACAAGATGGACATTGCCGACCAAGTCGCTATTCACGAAGCCATGGAACAACAAACCATCTCTATCGCCAAGGCTGGTATTCAAGCCACCCTCAACGCCCGTACCTCCATCCTCGCCGCTGCCAACCCTGTTGGCGGACGATACAACCGTAAAATGAGCCTGCGTCAGAACGTTGCCATGTCAGCGCCTATCATGTCTAGGTTCGACTTGTTCTTTGTCGTATTGGACGAGTGTAACGAAAATGTCGATTTGCACATCGCTCAGCACATCGTGAATGTGCATAGATTCAGGGATGATGCCATTGCTCCAGAATTCAGCACCGAAGCGCTCCAGAGGTATATTCGATACGCCAGGACTTTTAGTCCAAAG TTGACTCCTGCTGCCAGCGCTGTTCTAGTCGAAAAGTACCGCTCCTTACGTCAGGATGAAGGTGGTCCCGGCAAGTCGTCTTTCCGAATCACTGTCCGTCAGCTAGAAAGCATGATCCGTCTATCCGAAGCTATCGCCCGAGCAAACTGTCAACACGAAATCACCCCAGCCATCGTGCGCGAAGCCTATTCTCTTTTGAGACAATCTATCATTCACGTTGAGCAGGACGACATTTCTttcgatgatgaggatgagggcaATGGACTTAATGGACCTGATGGACctggtggtgatgatggtaTGGATGAGGACCCTCAACTGAGTTCGGCGGACCTTGCGGCGTTGGATGAGGCAGAATCAAGTTATCAAAGAACATCCTCTGCTCAGCAACAAGAGCAACAAGCGCGTGAAACCAGCGTTGCTACTACTCAACCgtcgaagaggaagatgcgaATCACTT ATAACCAATACATGGAAATAATGAACCTCTGTGTTCTTTATCTCTCCGAGGTTGAACGGGATAGCGGTACTGGGGTTGATCGAGAGGAGTTGATACAATGGTATCTCGaacagaaggagaatgacTTCGAATcagaggaggatatggagTATGAGAGGGAAGTGATAGGGAAGGCCTTAACTAAGCTCGCCAAG GACTCGTACTTGTTAGAAATTCGAGGAGATGTCAGAGAAGGACTGGTTCCTTCGAGCGAATTGGAGTCTTCTGCTGGGGATGGCAACAAGGTCTACTATCTTGTTC ATCCCCAAGTCGATTTGTCAGActtgtcttcctccattCCCGCATAA
- a CDS encoding hypothetical protein (HMMPfam hit to Peptidase_M20, Peptidase family M20/M25/M40, score: 127.9, E(): 2.3e-35) yields the protein MSEQKQSSALPLPIQSSTPYRPSWKPRILLGILFLLATAINFGPSLSSVSEGENGRLDPSSYKFHDDLTTRFDIEQLKNWATCPQQPKPIYPNMTWEMTEEERNRSIEHYAQAVRIPTQSYDDNEEPDEDPRWKPFFIFQDWLKETYPLAHEKATIEYINRLGILATFKGSDPTLKPLLLMSHYDVVPAPESTYDRWTYPPFSGHNDGTYIWGRGAADDKPLLVAQWEAITHLLENGFTPRRTIILSHGNDEEEVFARRGQGQIAPLLEKRYGKDGLLMVIDEGSGTEDDYYGSAFALPAMGEKGYMDITITVGTAGGHSSVPPEHTGIGIMSRLLTSLEDNPFPTKLTPASPYLTALMCAAKHGSSFPSSLSSLLSSEGPTSYPKLAKALAKTSLLERALLGTTTAVDVVHGGVKVNALPELVTAMVNFRIDFSESLNSTKEHVKYLASQVAEKSGLELSAFDGRDVGELNGKFVKVEVMGLPLEPAPRTPTEGGVWELFAGTVKAAIPGPDGEERFVTPFASTGNTDCKMYYNLTKNVYRFMGTSFTGSENAHTVDEKGSIAGHLQIVKWIHAIVQNADAYTGEE from the exons ATGTCCGAACAGAAACAGAGCTCCGCTCTCCCTCTACCTATCCAGTCATCTACACCCTACCGTCCCTCCTGGAAGCCCCGCATCTTGCTGGGTATTCTATTTCTCCTCGCAACCGCTATCAACTTTGGTCCATCCTTATCTTCAGTTTCTGAGGGAGAAAACGGTCGCTTGGATCCGTCATCTTACAAATTCCATGATGATTTGACCACTCGCTTTGATATCGAGCAACTAAAAAACTGGGCCACATGTCCCCAGCAACCCAAGCCTATCTATCCCAACATGACTTGGGAGAtgacggaggaggaaagaaataGGTCGATTGAGCATTATGCCCAGGCAGTG CGAATCCCTACTCAGAGTTACGATGATAATGAAGAACCCGATGAGGATCCCAGGTGGAAACCGTTCTTCATATTCCAAGACTGGTTGAAGGAGACGTATCCCCTTGC GCATGAAAAGGCCACTATCGAGTACATCAACA GGCTCGGTATCTTGGCTACTTTCAAGGGTTCCGATCCGACTCTCAAGCCCCTTTTGTT GATGTCTCACTACGATGTAGTCCCCGCCCCCGAATCCACATACGACAGGTGGACTTATCCACCCTTCTCGGGTCACAACGACGGGACTTACATCTGGGGCAGAGGGGCTGCTGACGACAAACCTCTTCTCGTTGCTCAAT GGGAAGCAATTACTCATTTGTTAGAGAACGGATTTACTCCTCGTAGAACCATTATCCTCTCCCATGGAaacgacgaggaagaggtatTCGCTCGTCGAGGACAAGGACAGATTGCTCCCTTACTTGAGAAACGCTACGGTAAAGATGGCTTGCTGATGGTTATCGATGAAGGAAGTGGTactgaagatgat TACTATGGTTCGGCCTTTGCTTTGCCTGCTATGGGTGAGAAAGGCTACATGGACATCACA ATTACCGTTGGTACTGCCGGTGGT CACTCTTCCGTCCCACCCGAGCACACTGGTATTGGAATCATGTCCCGGTTGTTGACTTCCTTAGAAGACAACCCTTTCCCTACCAAG CTCACTCCCGCTTCTCCTTACCTTACCGCTCTCATGTGCGCTGCCAAACACggctcttctttcccttcttccctctcctctctcctctcttccgaAGGTCCTACTTCTTATCCTAAACTGGCTAAAGCGCTCGCCAAAACTTCCCTCCTCGAGCGTGCCTTGCTAGGGACCACTACCGCAGTTGACGTCGTGCATGGCGGCGTCAAAGTCAATGCTTTGCCTGAACTTGTCACCGCGATGGTCAACTTCCGTATCGATTTCTCTGAGAGTCTCAACTCGACCAAGGAACATGTCAAATATCTCGCTTCTCAAGTGGCTGAGAAGAGTGGTCTAGAACTGTCAGCGTTTGATGGGAGGGACGTGGGCGAGTTAAACGGTAAATTTGTCAAGGTTGAGGTAATGGGATTGCCTCTCGAACCTGCTCCAAGGACTCCAACTGAAGGTGGGGTCTGGGAGTTGTTTGCTGGGACAGTCAAGGCTGCGATCCCAGGTCCCGATGGCGAGGAGCGTTTTGTTACTCCCTTCGCTTCAAC GGGCAATACTGACTGCAAAATGTACTATAACCTCACCAAGAACGTCTACCGCTTCATGGGTACCAGTTTTACTGGAAGTGAAAATGCT CACACTGTCGATGAAAAGGGCTCTATTGCAGGACACCTTCAAATTGTTAAGTGGATCCACGCCATTGTCCAAAATGCTGATGCCTACACTGGCGAGGAATGA
- a CDS encoding hypothetical protein (HMMPfam hit to Y_phosphatase2, Tyrosine phosphatase family, score: 136.2, E(): 7.4e-38), producing MNFGLVEDGFYRSAQPSELCFSFLEKLNLKSIIWVGAEEPSDIFLSFIESQGIKLYNLAPQTSLNPHFPPPYTDSGVVPISGQYHLPPLPPPPEPLIIQALTLLLRPSTFPTLLCCNMGRHRTGTVVGCYRKLQRWALSSILEEYRRYAGMKVRVLNEQFIELFDTDLVSITAEQVTK from the exons ATGAACTTTGGCCTCGTGGAAGACG GGTTCTACCGTTCCGCCCAGCCTTCCGAGCTGtgcttctcttttctcgaGAAGCTAAATCTGAAAAGCATCATATGGGTGGGAGCTGAGGAGCCTTCAGACATATT CTTGTCATTCATCGAATCTCAAGGGATCAAGTTGTACAACCTCGCCCCTCAAACGAGTTTGAACCCACACTTCCCACCTCCATACACAGATTCTGGTGTGGTACCTATATCTGGCCAAT accaccttccaccacttcctcctccgcccgAGCCACTGATCATTCAGGCTCTAACTCTCTTACTACGCCCATCCACTTTCCCAACGTTACTATGTTGCAATATGGGACGTCATAGGACTGGAACTGTGGTGGGATGTTACAGAAAGCTACAACGGTGGGCGTTGAGTAGTATATTGGAAGAGTATAGACGGTACGCAGGGATGAAGGTCAGGGTACTGAACGAGCAG TTTATTGAACTGTTTGATACAGACTTGGTTTCAATAACAGCCGAACAGGTGACAAAATAG
- a CDS encoding hypothetical protein (HMMPfam hit to RRF, Ribosome recycling factor, score: 31.9, E(): 7.2e-09), whose product MRPAVLRTVIRSLPRATAPLAARPVLVRFLSSTLPALKKNKGQNTKTAKQKLRITEDDQAGATDDQGAGEVVIEEVVSKAKAKMEKSVHWAKAVLFEGVERGRGRVSPALLDSVRVSLPDTPGTLHLNALASVTTKGNALFVEVWDTASLKQVESAIHAANLPGISPQRMAGTTLKIPIARPTVEQRAEILRQLAETVEAAKTQIRVARTDGFKALGGRKANGTDEVQKVVDEMCKDLDGQLALAKKEFEKP is encoded by the exons ATGAGACCAGCAGTACTCAGAACAGTAATCAGATCGCTCCCGAGGGCCACCGCTCCCCTCGCTGCCCGCCCCGTTCTCGTAcgtttcctctcctccactctcCCTGCTCTCAAGAAAAACAAAGGCCAGAATACAAAGACTGCCAAACAAAAACTCCGGATCACAGAGGATGACCAGGCTGGTGCGACGGATGATCAAGGTGCGGGTGAAGTTGTGattgaggaggtggtgAGCAAGGCTAAggcaaagatggaaaagtCGGTTCACTGGGCCAAGGCCGTCTTGTTTGAAGGTGtagagagagggaggggaCGAGTTAGCCCTG CCCTTTTGGACTCCGTTAGGGTGTCTTTACCCGACACACCCGGAACATTGCATTTGAATGCCTTGGCATCTGTGACAACTAAAGGCAACGCTTTGTTCGTCGAGGTCTGGGATACTGCT TCTTTGAAACAGGTGGAATCAGCCATCCACGCTGCCAACCTTCCTGGAATCTCGCCTCAGAGAATGGCTGGGACAACCCTCAAAATTCCCATTGCTCG CCCCACTGTCGAACAGCGTGCTGAAATTTTGCGTCAGTTAGCTGAGACTGTCGAAGCAGCGAAGACTCAAATCCGTGTGGCTCGAACTGACGGTTTCAAGGCCTTGGGCGGAAGAAAAGCGAACGGCACTGATGAAGTGCAGAAGGTTGTGGACGAGATGTGCAAAGACCTTGACGGACAGTTGGCGttggcaaagaaggagtTTGAAAAGCCTTGA